One Struthio camelus isolate bStrCam1 chromosome 28, bStrCam1.hap1, whole genome shotgun sequence genomic region harbors:
- the IL23A gene encoding interleukin-23 subunit alpha isoform X2, which yields MAPRLCLCLLALLLPAPVPAPPPPRTDWAAGRSLSRELLRLLAALEVPHHVLEEMRLEEEAPEEDWPPRIRCSDTCDPSTLDTNNTRCLRRILQGLQHYRDLLDSDIFTARRLPQLETTLDQLLGLVQQGHGRPPRRPPTPSATWAHQLLQHQALEQLQSFAAVMSRVFTHSASTH from the exons ATGGCCCCgcgcctctgcctctgcctgctggcgctgctgctgcccgcgccggtcccggctccgccgccgccgcgcaccgacTGGGCCGCCGGCAGGAGCCTCTCCCGAGAGCTGCTGCGGCTCCTGGCGGCCCTCGAGGTGCCGCACCACGTCCTG GAGGAGATGCGGCTGGAAGAGGAGGCCCCCGAGGAGGACTGGCCCCCCCGGATCCGCTGCAGCGACACCTGCGACCCCTCCACGCTGGACACCAACAACACG CGGTGCCTGCGGCGGATCCTGCAAGGACTGCAGCACTACCGGGACCTGCTGGACTCGGACATCTTCaccgcccgccgcctgccccagctggagaccACCCTGGACCAGCTGCTGGGCCTCGTCCAG CAGgggcacggccgccccccccggcgccccccgacccCCAGCGCCACCTGGgcccaccagctgctgcagcaccaggcGCTCGAGCAGCTCCAGTCCTTCGCCGCCGTCATGAGCCGCGTCTTCACCCACAGCGCCAGCACCCACTGA
- the IL23A gene encoding interleukin-23 subunit alpha isoform X1 has translation MAPRLCLCLLALLLPAPVPAPPPPRTDWAAGRSLSRELLRLLAALEVPHHVLPCCQEEMRLEEEAPEEDWPPRIRCSDTCDPSTLDTNNTRCLRRILQGLQHYRDLLDSDIFTARRLPQLETTLDQLLGLVQQGHGRPPRRPPTPSATWAHQLLQHQALEQLQSFAAVMSRVFTHSASTH, from the exons ATGGCCCCgcgcctctgcctctgcctgctggcgctgctgctgcccgcgccggtcccggctccgccgccgccgcgcaccgacTGGGCCGCCGGCAGGAGCCTCTCCCGAGAGCTGCTGCGGCTCCTGGCGGCCCTCGAGGTGCCGCACCACGTCCTG CCCTGCTGCCAGGAGGAGATGCGGCTGGAAGAGGAGGCCCCCGAGGAGGACTGGCCCCCCCGGATCCGCTGCAGCGACACCTGCGACCCCTCCACGCTGGACACCAACAACACG CGGTGCCTGCGGCGGATCCTGCAAGGACTGCAGCACTACCGGGACCTGCTGGACTCGGACATCTTCaccgcccgccgcctgccccagctggagaccACCCTGGACCAGCTGCTGGGCCTCGTCCAG CAGgggcacggccgccccccccggcgccccccgacccCCAGCGCCACCTGGgcccaccagctgctgcagcaccaggcGCTCGAGCAGCTCCAGTCCTTCGCCGCCGTCATGAGCCGCGTCTTCACCCACAGCGCCAGCACCCACTGA